In Longimicrobiaceae bacterium, the sequence GGGCCCAGGAGCTGGACCCGCTCGCCCTCGGCGCGCACAACCAGATGGGCTGGCTGCTGTTCCTGGCCGGGCGGCACGCGGACGCCGCCGACGAGCTCCGGGCGGTGATCGCCATGGACTCGTCGCGGGCCTCCGCGCACGCACGGCTGGGGCTCTCCTTCGTGGAGAGGGGCGAGTACCCGGAGGGGATCGCGGCCCTGGAGCGGGCGGTGGAGCTCGGCGGAGACTACGCCCGCTCGGCCCTTCCCATGCTCGGCTACGCCTACGCGAAGGCCGGGCGGACGGCCGACGCCGAGCGGATCCGGGCACGCGTGGAGCGCGGCATGGAGAGCGGCTCCATCAACCTCTACTACGCGGCCGCGCTCATGGGCGCGCTCGGGAAGAAGGACCGCGCCTTCGCCCTGCTCGACCGCCTGTTCACCACCACGAGGGGCTGCCTCGTCGACGTGGGGGTGGATCCGATCATGGAGCCGCTCCGCTCCGATCCGAGGTACGCGGCGCTCGTGCGGGCGCTGGGGATGAAGCTGGCCGCGCGAGGGTCCTGATCCGCCCGCGCGGAGCCGGCGTGCGCGGCGGCGGGCTCTTTGCGTCGATCCGCGGGACCCGGCCGGCGCCCGTCGGCGGCCCCGTCCCGCACCCGGTCCGCGCCCCGCACGGCGCAGGAGATCCACCGTGTCGCAGCTGAACCGGCGCGAGTTCCAGCGCATCGACTACCCGGACGCGCTCCGTCCCCGGCTCTGGTCGTCGTACGGCTGCCTGGAGGTGCTGGACTGCTCGGAGCGGGGGCTCCGGTGCCGCCTCGCCGGCCAGGACGTCCCCGGCCCCGACACCGAGGTGGAGGGCCGGCTCCGCTTCGCCGGCGGCCGGGACGTGCACGTCGCCGGGCGGGTGGTGCGGGTGCGGGAGGACGCCGTGGCGCTGGACCTGGCCGCGCCGGGGATCCCCTTCCAGGTCATCCTCCAGGAGCAGCTCCAGCTCCGCAGGAGCGCGCTCCCCCCGGAGGAGATCCCGCGCCTCCCGTGGCGGCCGCCCGACTGACCGGGGCGCCGCTCAGCGGCGGCGCATCGCCCGCGTGAGCACCCGGTCGAGCGCCGCGGCGAAGGCCTGCTTCTCCTTCGCGCCGTAAGGGCGGGCGCCGCCCGTCTCCACCCCGGCGCCCCGCAGCCCGTCCATGAAGTCGCGGACGGAAAGGCGCTCCGCCACGTTGTCGGCGGTGTACTCCTCGCCGCGCGGGTCGATCACCACCACCCGCTTCTCCACCAGCGCCGCGGCCAGCGGGATGTCGGCGGTCACGGCCACGTCGCCCGGCTCCGCCTCGTCGGCGATGTGGCGGTC encodes:
- a CDS encoding YaiI/YqxD family protein → MKLWIDADAAPRDVKEIVFRAAKRLELQTVLVANQRLQVPPGNPFVTAVRVDGGPDVADRHIADEAEPGDVAVTADIPLAAALVEKRVVVIDPRGEEYTADNVAERLSVRDFMDGLRGAGVETGGARPYGAKEKQAFAAALDRVLTRAMRRR
- a CDS encoding PilZ domain-containing protein, whose product is MSQLNRREFQRIDYPDALRPRLWSSYGCLEVLDCSERGLRCRLAGQDVPGPDTEVEGRLRFAGGRDVHVAGRVVRVREDAVALDLAAPGIPFQVILQEQLQLRRSALPPEEIPRLPWRPPD